In the Aeromicrobium fastidiosum genome, CGCGGCTGCCCAGGACGACCACGGTCTGGCGGCCGTTGCTCGTGCCGCTCGCGGTGCTGCTGACGTGGGACGTGGGCGTCACGATCGCCTTCAAGACCGGCGTCGTGGAGTTCCGCGGCATCGAGATCCAGTACACGCTCTACGGCACGGCGATCGCGCTGTTCCTCGGGTTCATGGTCAACGCCTCGTACGCACGCTGGTGGGAGGCGCGGACGCTGTGGGGCAGCATCGTCAACCACTCGCGCAACCTGGCGCGGCAGACCACGACGCTGCTCGACACCACGGTGCCCAGCGCGCGACCCGAGATCGTCGACCAGATGGTGCGCGCGCAGATCGCGTACGTCCAGGCGCTGCGCACCTCGCTGCGCGAGCAGCCCCTGCCGCCGGAGGTCGACGTCTACCTCGACGAGTCGGCCGTCGCCACGGTGCGCGCCGCGACCAACGCCCCGACCGCGGTGCTCTCGCACGCCGGACGGCTGCTGACCGAGGCGTACCGACGCGGCATGGTCAGCGACATCGCGCGCGTGCAGGTCGAGAGCACGTTGAGCGTCCTGACGGACTCGCAGGGCGGGCTCGAGCGCATCAAGAAGACCCCGCTGCCGGTGCAGTACCGGTTCCTGCCGTCGTTCTTCGCCCGGGCGTTCTGTGTCGTCCTGCCGTTCGCGGTCTACCAGGACCTGCAGTGGTGGACGCCGATCGGCTCGGGCCTCGTGGGCATGATGTTCCTGCTCGCGGTGCAGGTCGGGCGCGACCTGGCCGATCCGTTCCTCGACCGCGTGCACGACGTGCCGATGACCGCGATCTGCCGATCGATCGAGATCGACCTGCTCGAGATGATCGGCGCGGAGACGCCCGAGGCCGTGGCACCCGTCAACGAGGTGCTCTGGTGACGATGTGGCAGGTTGCATCCCGGTAGGCCGGGTACGCGCCGGCCATGACCGACACCCACCGCTTCGAGTTCGACTGGCAGCCGAGCTATCGGCACGCCGCACGGCTGTTCGGCGTGACGCCGCGGCGGGCGTGGGTGAAGGTGGGCGACGGACGGCTGATCGTCCGCTTCGGCGGGTGGACGCTCACCTCGGCCCTCGACAATGTCGCGGGCACCGACGTCACGGGGCCGTACGCCTTCGTCAAGACGGCCGGTCCGCCGCACCTGTCATTGGCCGATCGAGGGATCACGTTCGCGACCAACGGGGAGCGGGGCCTGTGCGTTTCGTTCCGCGAGCCCGTGCCGGGCATCGACCCGACGCGGCGCATCCGTCACCCCGGAGCG is a window encoding:
- a CDS encoding bestrophin family protein, with translation MITSRLPRTTTVWRPLLVPLAVLLTWDVGVTIAFKTGVVEFRGIEIQYTLYGTAIALFLGFMVNASYARWWEARTLWGSIVNHSRNLARQTTTLLDTTVPSARPEIVDQMVRAQIAYVQALRTSLREQPLPPEVDVYLDESAVATVRAATNAPTAVLSHAGRLLTEAYRRGMVSDIARVQVESTLSVLTDSQGGLERIKKTPLPVQYRFLPSFFARAFCVVLPFAVYQDLQWWTPIGSGLVGMMFLLAVQVGRDLADPFLDRVHDVPMTAICRSIEIDLLEMIGAETPEAVAPVNEVLW